One genomic region from Sulfurovum riftiae encodes:
- the argH gene encoding argininosuccinate lyase: MSKKIASARISEKSSKLLQDLNNSLPFDKVLYREDIEGSLAHAFMLSEQGIISKEDYAQIESGLKEILGEIESGVFKLDGDDEDIHMAIEGRLTEKVGDAGKRLHTARSRNDQVALDFRLYVQNNTKAIAELLLENIETLVKVAEENAETMLPGMTHLQHAQPINFGYHMMAYASMFKRDYERLMSSYERNNYSPIGCAALAGTPHPVNRQTTSDRLGFTAPTLNCLDTVSDRDFALEILFNISTMMMHMSRLSEELILWSAAEFKWVTLSDRHATGSSIMPQKKNPDIPELLRGKTGRVNGNLVALLTVMKGLPLAYNKDMQEDKEGVFDSVRTAILSLQVLEEMIADMTVNKEAMEAACMVGHLSATDLADYLVKEQGLPFRDAYHITGNAVNLAEEKGLDISELSLEDLQSIDERIGEGVVALLNNRASMNARQSEGGTATIRTLEQIENLKKWLDSQK, from the coding sequence ATGTCTAAAAAAATAGCTTCTGCAAGAATTTCAGAGAAGAGTTCCAAACTTCTTCAGGATCTTAACAATTCCCTTCCTTTCGATAAAGTACTCTACAGAGAAGATATAGAAGGATCTTTGGCACATGCCTTTATGCTTAGTGAACAGGGTATCATTTCGAAAGAGGATTATGCCCAGATAGAATCGGGATTGAAAGAGATACTAGGGGAGATAGAGTCAGGTGTTTTCAAACTGGATGGTGATGATGAAGATATCCATATGGCGATCGAAGGCAGATTGACTGAAAAAGTAGGGGATGCCGGTAAGCGCCTGCATACAGCAAGAAGCCGTAATGACCAGGTAGCGTTGGACTTCAGACTTTATGTGCAGAACAATACCAAAGCGATCGCGGAGCTGCTTTTGGAGAACATCGAAACATTGGTAAAGGTTGCTGAAGAGAATGCCGAAACGATGCTTCCCGGTATGACGCACCTGCAGCATGCACAGCCGATTAACTTCGGTTACCATATGATGGCCTATGCCAGTATGTTCAAACGTGATTATGAGCGGCTTATGAGCTCTTACGAGCGCAATAATTATTCGCCTATCGGTTGTGCTGCCTTGGCGGGTACGCCGCATCCTGTCAACCGTCAGACCACTTCGGACAGATTGGGCTTTACTGCACCGACACTCAACTGTCTCGATACGGTCAGTGACCGTGACTTTGCACTTGAGATACTTTTTAATATCTCTACGATGATGATGCATATGAGCCGCCTGAGTGAAGAGCTCATCCTGTGGTCTGCTGCTGAATTCAAGTGGGTGACACTAAGTGATCGACATGCAACAGGTTCCTCCATTATGCCGCAGAAGAAGAACCCGGATATCCCCGAACTGCTTCGAGGGAAAACAGGTCGTGTCAATGGTAACCTTGTGGCGCTGTTGACTGTCATGAAAGGGCTGCCGCTTGCCTACAACAAAGACATGCAGGAAGACAAAGAGGGTGTATTCGACTCAGTAAGAACAGCCATACTGTCACTTCAGGTCCTCGAAGAGATGATCGCCGATATGACGGTGAATAAAGAGGCGATGGAAGCAGCCTGTATGGTAGGACACCTCTCTGCAACTGACTTGGCAGACTATCTTGTCAAAGAGCAGGGACTTCCGTTCAGAGATGCATACCATATTACCGGTAATGCAGTGAATCTTGCAGAAGAGAAGGGATTGGATATCTCTGAGCTCTCTTTGGAAGATCTGCAGAGCATCGATGAGCGTATCGGGGAGGGTGTGGTCGCACTGCTCAACAACCGCGCTTCCATGAATGCACGCCAGTCCGAGGGTGGTACAGCTACTATCAGGACTTTGGAACAGATAGAAAACCTGAAAAAATGGTTGGACAGTCAAAAATAA
- a CDS encoding histidine triad nucleotide-binding protein, with amino-acid sequence MCIFCKIVNGEIPNNTVHESDHFLAFHDLYPKAPIHILIIPKQHVDCFQDVSPEMMADMTPFIQEVATKVGIDKTGYRLITNNGDDGGQEIKHLHFHMLGGGKLIWNHQHEDPHKSI; translated from the coding sequence ATGTGTATATTTTGTAAGATAGTCAATGGAGAAATACCCAACAATACCGTTCATGAGAGTGACCATTTTCTGGCATTTCATGACCTCTACCCCAAGGCACCGATCCACATTCTGATTATTCCAAAACAACATGTAGACTGTTTTCAGGATGTTTCACCGGAAATGATGGCTGACATGACCCCATTCATTCAGGAAGTGGCAACAAAAGTAGGCATAGACAAAACCGGCTACAGACTCATCACCAACAATGGTGACGATGGAGGGCAGGAGATCAAACACCTGCACTTCCACATGCTTGGCGGGGGAAAACTCATCTGGAACCACCAGCACGAAGATCCACACAAGAGTATTTAA
- a CDS encoding OsmC family protein produces the protein MNVSIEYIGDKKFKANTTKSSYILDCKEITPVEYFATGIIGCTGIDLVVMAENDGYAVNNYSVKAEIERQMEVPMKFASMHIIYQFDGSFDAVKGKRYILASLESYCTTINSIRDSVKITYTIIYNGEKIADKEHIASGAGSIEMDDGFGGACCS, from the coding sequence TTGAACGTATCAATAGAATATATCGGTGATAAAAAATTCAAGGCAAACACAACGAAATCCTCTTATATTTTGGATTGCAAGGAAATCACTCCAGTAGAGTACTTTGCAACAGGGATCATCGGATGTACGGGGATCGACCTTGTGGTGATGGCTGAGAATGACGGGTATGCGGTCAATAACTACTCGGTAAAAGCAGAGATAGAGCGTCAGATGGAAGTACCGATGAAGTTTGCTTCCATGCACATCATATATCAGTTTGACGGCTCGTTCGATGCTGTAAAAGGGAAGCGTTATATTTTGGCTTCGCTCGAGAGTTACTGTACGACCATCAATTCCATCCGTGATTCGGTAAAGATAACCTACACGATCATTTATAATGGTGAAAAAATTGCCGATAAAGAGCACATAGCTTCAGGTGCCGGGAGTATAGAGATGGATGACGGTTTTGGTGGAGCGTGCTGTTCGTAA